A single region of the Solwaraspora sp. WMMD791 genome encodes:
- a CDS encoding hydroxyacid dehydrogenase → MQPPPQALVVMDRDSYRAHFDGPRLQRLGQLVDLAEPVWVDELDSPSVRERLATVEVLLTSWGAPRLTSGRLAAAPALRAVFHAAGSVRSLVSDELWRRGIRVSTAADANAVPVAEYTLAAIIFAGKKVPFIAADPDGAYRGWSHHHGHGDLSNYRRTIGVVGFSRIGRRVVDLIGCLDTARCLVADPYADPAEVAAAGATLVDLHEMLPHSEILTLHAPELPSTYRMIGAAELALLPDHATVINTARGSLVDPAALAAECRSGRLYAILDVTDPEPLPADAALRAAPNVMVSPHLAGSLGTEIRRLTDHTLDELARWTTAQPLHAEVTAEAFTLHA, encoded by the coding sequence CCGGGCGCACTTCGACGGGCCCCGCCTGCAGCGGCTCGGCCAACTCGTCGACCTCGCCGAGCCGGTCTGGGTCGACGAACTCGACTCGCCGTCGGTGCGCGAGCGGCTGGCGACCGTCGAGGTCCTGCTGACCTCGTGGGGGGCGCCCCGGTTGACCTCCGGGCGACTCGCCGCCGCGCCGGCGCTGCGGGCGGTCTTCCACGCCGCTGGCAGCGTCCGGTCACTGGTGAGCGACGAACTGTGGCGCCGGGGCATCCGGGTCAGCACCGCGGCCGACGCCAACGCCGTCCCGGTGGCCGAGTACACCCTCGCCGCGATCATCTTCGCCGGCAAGAAGGTGCCGTTCATCGCGGCCGACCCCGACGGGGCGTACCGGGGCTGGAGCCACCACCACGGCCACGGCGACCTGTCCAACTACCGCCGGACCATCGGAGTGGTCGGCTTCTCCCGGATCGGCCGGCGGGTGGTGGACCTGATCGGCTGCCTCGACACGGCACGATGCCTGGTCGCCGACCCGTACGCCGACCCGGCCGAGGTCGCCGCGGCCGGGGCGACCCTGGTCGACCTGCACGAGATGCTGCCGCACAGCGAGATCCTCACCCTGCACGCGCCGGAGCTGCCCAGCACGTACCGCATGATCGGCGCGGCCGAACTCGCGCTGCTGCCCGACCACGCCACGGTGATCAACACGGCCCGGGGGAGCCTGGTCGACCCGGCGGCGCTCGCCGCCGAATGCCGATCCGGCCGGCTGTACGCGATCCTCGACGTCACCGACCCCGAGCCGCTGCCCGCCGACGCCGCCCTGCGGGCGGCCCCGAACGTCATGGTCAGCCCGCACCTGGCCGGATCGCTCGGTACGGAGATCCGCCGCCTCACCGACCACACCCTCGACGAACTCGCCCGGTGGACCACCGCCCAACCGCTGCACGCCGAGGTCACCGCCGAGGCCTTCACGCTGCACGCCTGA